attgttatattggttttactttgtttatactttatattgtttttgctttatgtCAATGTCAACAAAGCACATACCTAAATTGAGTTACCAAACTAGGAGAAGCTATTGTGTGTATTCTTATGTTACTGAGGAATGAGAGTCATTATTAATCGAAACATAGCTTTCACCTTTTACCCAATTTAACCACTGAATGcatcttttttattatatttatgtttgtttgattCTGCATAATGACCtgatctttttttgttgaaagtATATGGAAACTTACTCATACGTGAAAATATGCTGCATAAATTAGTAAAAGAAATTGCAGGTAATTCAGCACAATCGTGTTTTCTCTGTTATTGCAGTACAATTGACTGTAGTGTTTTTAGCATCTAATGTAATGCAAAATTATTCATATGCTGGCCAAACAGagttaaaagtatttttaaaaaattggtaTCTGTCTtgagcaccatgttggtgacccccgACTTAGAACATTCTGATCCCATATAGATGCACACACAACTTTAGCTGTGTCTTGATAAACGGTTTGAATAAATGTGAACATAAAACTTgtaaatatttatacatatatgatctaaaattgtaattttttaaatcaattgtaCCTCTTAACAAAGCATAAAGTCTTTTTCTACGTTCTTGTGTTGTGTGTCAAAAAAAGATCCAGTCAACATTCACTTTCACTTAAAACTACATGAACATCTTTGACTTAACTGGGAATAAAAGTTGCCAGTGTTGCATCAGCAATGCAGTAATGGAACCAAAGTTAATTTCAAATGACAAGACAGGAACCAATCAAGTGCACGATGGACAGGAGCTAAATTTTCGTAGTGTGATGTTttgatgcatgttttgtttcttgtcgCTACTTTCAGTTGTGGACACGACCACAGCGACGGGTCGGGATCCCAGGGATGTGGCTCACGCAGTTCTGAAAGCTGTGCGTCACAAGAGCAAAGACGTTGTTTTGGCTGGACCTTTGCCCATGGCGGCCATTTATCTCCGCACACTGTGGCCTGCCCTCTTCTTTAAAATCACGTCGTCTCGCGCTCGTAAGgaacacaaacagaaaaatacttgAGGCCACAAGGACAAATATGGACACGGGATGTTGATTGTCTGTGAAATAAACCAGAAAACTTGTGAATAAATaatgttggttgtttgtataatTTTGGGAAGTAAATATTTATCTTGTCACATTTTCAACATTAGTGTTTAAAAAGCTTCTGCTGAAAATAATCCTaaacatggttttttttttgtatgtgaccTTATTTCTGAGCTCTACGTTTTAGGCACCTAAAAAAGATGagacacttttttggggggaaagttTGCAGCTCCATTTTCAGTAATTAGTTGCAGTTGCATTCTTTGTTCAAGGTCACAAATATGGTGGTAGTCCCAAGTCCTAAACAACCCATGTGTCTACTTCATGCCAAAGTCTGTACCAAAGTTTCAAATTGTCTTCCCTTTTAATAACATTattccaagcatttttttgtcagttcccttttcaaaataaacaacaatagttgaacaaactattttctttgatgtctgatttcaaaactagttatccgtCAATATGTTGTGTATGATGAGTCAATTTACATTCACATGGTTTCCGTTAgaaacggccctctgagggaaaccataaccaaaatgtggcctgcaacaaaaatgagtcatCCCTGCTCCAAATTGTGCACTTAAAAACCTTAGGGTCTATTtcagcagattaaaaaaaaaaaaaaaaaaaaagtcgtcacTTTTGTACTTGAGCCTGAGCGGATGAGAAACTATGTAATATCCACATATCCCAGTTGTAATATTCAAAACATCTCACTGTTCATGAACATTCACATtgctttggtaaaaaaaaaaaaaaaaaaacaggtttttttttttttttttatatatagtgaACTTTATACACAATAAAAACACCTTTAACCAATGGAAATTTCAAACAAGTTGTTCCATTTTTAGATAGTTTTAAGTTAAAGAGAACCACTTTTTAGAAATGTTAACAATAAATATTCCAAATAATTTACATTATGTTACAAAAGCACAGTGAATACTGGAATCACCATTTGTACAAATaagtccttcaaaaaaaaaaaaaaaaaaaaaatttttagttTAAAACCTGTTAGTTCCTTTTCTAAAACAATctcaaatttgaatttgaaacagCGTGGTGAGTTCTCACAATCCTATTTCCCCACATTCCCCCGCAAGGGGAATATTTAAAACCCAGTCAACTCAAACGACAAATTCATGCTGGGATCTGGTTCGATAAACCACTTGATGCAATGATAGTGGACTTTGAAATGACTGAACACCAAAAAAGGAAAGCGTCGGTTGGTCTCATAAGATCACCATTTGAAGCTGCGTTTAGCGATTTGTAGTGACTTTGGCACAAGCGTTCACATACAGTATCAAGTCAACATTTCAACGGAATTCAACACAACCAGTCTAACGTTAAGTAATGAAAGGTAAATAAGTTGAATAGTCACTTTCGTAGAGTTTTAATTAAGTGTTactgttcaatttaaaaaaggaaaatacatcTCTGAGTAAAATGAATATGCGCGTCCTTGGTTAAATTAAAAGGTTTCAAACGTGGAGCTATAGAATGTACAACTGTTTTCTTTCAACTAGTCGATGCAGCCTGACGTATTATCTCATCACAGACACAGACGGATATTTACACTCAATTCATATATCATTTCAGCACCAAATTGAAATGAAGTCACTGAAGCGATCTTCAAACCTTCTGCCAACCAAAGCTGCCATTTTGCATACAGCCTTCAAAAATACTGAACGCATGTTTCAAATGTTCActacctcgataaaacggaatTAATGGAGATGAAATGAATATGAAATACAAGGCAACTAAAACAAGCGCATGACTGAGATTCGAGTGATGAGCTCTTTATCAACCACCTTTGTTTTCCGGGATAtacacactactcacaaaaagttagcaATATTGCAATTTCGGGTGAAATATGAGGATGAACCTAAATTGAGGTCCAACCAATTACAGGTGAACTTTTGACCTTCTTGaaacttttaaatgcacaagTTCAACTCGAGCTGTTCTCTCTAATAAGGAGGTAATTGGCAAAACTCCAAACGGGTGTTTGGTCCATGaacatttccaaggatgtccacttctatgcctttctgtgactcttccaatttctctgcatttctgttgcaacctgctgatgacactgacAATCAGCTCCTTTTTAGGGAACAGTAAATTGTGCAAAAGGTATTGAAGCATAACAGTTAGGCATTTGCAATCAAAAGTttagaaaaggtcaaattaCGGTAATCTGTAAATGTTAGTGCATTTTAGTGTTTATCTTgtaatttcacccaaaagacGAATATCCCTAACTTATTCTGAGTAGTGAAACGGCACATTTTTGGTggatttgcacatttttaggGGCAAAGTTTACATGtagaagacaaacaaaaatagcaGGAAAAGACAAAGGATCAGTGAAAGATTTTCATTCAGATATGGCAGAGTATTTTCCTGTACATGAGGTTGTGAATTGTAAACGGAAGTCTTTaaagggagttttttttttttatctcattgCAAAAAGTTTAGTGAAGCCAACGCGTGTTTGAACGATGCGCCTCTCACATTATTGCACTTTAACAAACAGGGCAGGGATGGCTTTAGGTACTGATCTGTTTCCACAGGCGTCTTTGCTCCTAGGTGGCGGGTAGCATGCGCTCATTTGTTTTGTCCAGATGGCGTTGGGTCTGCGGAGCCGCTCTGCCTCCCCCTCAGGGTGGCGAAATCGAGGGTTCGGCCACAGCGAGCTCCTGAGCCAGGTCGTTAAAGCGCGCGATGTAGTCCACGCTGCTCTCGTTCATCATGCAGGCAAGCTGAGAGTCCATCTGCAGATGCAATACAGAATATTTTATACACAATAAAGCCTGAAAAGCAACAATGAATAGGGGAAGGATACATATGGAGTGAGCTGGAATTCAATAGGCAAAAAGACACTGTGGAAGGCCtttagtacagtggtaccttgacttctgAGTTTAATTAGTTCCCCCACCAAACTCGGAACCCAATTTACTCGTATATCAAAATAAcctttccccatttaaatgatttgaaaagACATTATATTAAATCCCTGCATATGCAGGGTTTGACATTTGTCAAGTCGcctatttgtgaatttttgagGAAACTTATCGCTCTCAAAagaatttgtcagaaaaacagaaaaaaatagtcataaaaacaggtgggaaaaaaagtcagaaaacagagaaaaaggtggaaacaattttttttttctcagaaaaactgaaaaaatagtccgaaaaacaggtggaaaacattgtcagaaatttttttttttttcattttttttttcaatccatgtgaatgcaatacgcttccgtataTCTGAAACCTGCTTGCaattcaaattttggctcgcaagacaaggcaaaaaaaaaaaaaaaaacgagcaacTTCTAACTCCACAAACTAAGTCAGGGCTCTTGTAGGTCAAGGTACCACCATGCAGTCAGTATCTTAAACACacctgtcaaactcaaggcctgggggcaagatctggcccaccacatcgttttatgtggcccctgaaagcaaatcatgtgcgtcgacttcGTATTTCTcaataaaataccaaaattgaaaattgtcctcacttttaataacattgagatattacAAGCAATTTTATTGTCAACAGTCCacctttcagaaaaaaacaaactaaataatAGTTGAGCCAGCAACTTATTACTGGCTTATGGTTTCAAAACCTATCCATAAATTGTTTTGTAATTATATGAGGCGATCATACATTTCTTATGTGTTctcagtcataacggcccccCGAGAAAAAACATATCTACGATGTGGCCTacggcaaaaatgagtttgacacccctattCTAAAAGATTAATGTGACAAAGTGtgcttttctttgtcttttcttcttttttgtgccGCACGTGATGGCAAAGAGGGAAATTTTAATGATGACCATAGAAATGGAAAGTTTGTCGACAATTATAAAAGAACGAACAGAGCGTACACAGGCAAAAGAAAGCACAAGCAGGAGGAATTTCCTTGTGCAGCTCTGTCACCATGTCACATCAACAAATTTAAGGGTGAGTACACAAAACAGTACTTCTATGTACTCTAGACAGTCAAGAATGTTCGGTGAGGTGACCGCCAAGATGTAATCCTCAGTCATTCGTCCTAGCACTACGTGAAAACCTGTTTCGTTTTTAACTGTGGTTGACTTATTTTTATTCTACAATGTAAACAATAAATTGGCTGTACAGTTAATGTTAATTATATGGGGCTGACGGCGTAAATGTGGAGTGAAATAATGGATGTTTTACGAGTGACTTGTTGTGtagaactgaaaaaaacaaaacaacaaagtgcCAAACATACCTCGGCCACATCAGGAAGCCCTCGTGACTGAAAGGAATCATGGGAGTTGCAGTCAAGGAGGCTGGGACCCAGCAAAGCTGTGCCACTGGAGGGGGTGAGGGTGCTCCGCCTGCCCTTATCAGAAGACACCATGCTGGCTGGAATGACATGACATCAGGGCACGATATTACAATATTAATATTAAGAGGAAGCAGTCTATGTTgcttagactttttttttttctgggacataaatataaaacatccatccatccattttctgagccgcttctcctcactagggtcgcgggcgtgctggagcctatcccagctgttatccggcaggaggcggggtacaccttgaaatggttgccagccaatcgcagggcacatacaaacaaacaaccattcgcactcacagtcacacctacgggcaatttagagtctccaattaatgcatgtttttgggatgtgggaggaaaccggagtgcccggagaaaacccacgcaggcacggggagaacatgcaaactccacacaggcggggccggggattgaacccgggtcgtcagaactgtgaggctgacgctctaaccagtcgtccaccgtgccgcctaaatataaaacaatccaatgaaaagcaGTACATACAGCACTAACTTCCTTCTTATACCACGTGATGATGTATTCTTATACTactgcacaaactagttcattgtatGCCTAATTTGGTACcgttgtaaactgaggacccatgtaattagttttttttaaccacccaTATAAGGTCCACGACACACcagttgagaaacactgctttAGAAGACAGACAAACTCACAGAGGAGGCATCCCAGTGTGGAGTCGGAAGAGTCGCTGGGATACCACTGTGGGTCGTGGCTGGGTGAAGGAATCCAGCCCCGGGACGGGCTGATGGAGGGAGATGAGGCCAGCAGTTTGGAGCCGTCGTTGCTACTTAGTTTGGCCGGAGAgagcgccgcctcctcgcctgCATCACGACAGCATTCAAATTATTTCCATAACTTCCATTACTGCTCTGATCTTCATTCAACATTACTTGTCTTTCTCCATGTTCACGCACCGTAGTGGGCAGAATTGATGGCGAGCTCGATGATGGAGTCGCTGATGTGTGTTTGATTCTCTCCGGGTGTCATGGCCTCCTCGGGGGGGCCCGGCAGAGAGATGTCCAGGAGTGAGGCAACGCTGGGTGGAGAGAGGAGTGAGTCTCCACCCCCTGTCACTCCGGGAGATGGCGGAGGCAGGCCATTCTGTGGAAGGAACATCATCTTTTGTTTTCGCACTGATCAACAACCTAAATTCTCATCTGCTCCattgaattacatttatttcaaactgCACACTCTCTTCATTCCGTAGCATTTCTCTTAGTTACACTCCAGGAGTTCCAGTATGTGTATatggattttagattttttttttgtccaatcagattagATTTcagccatgtcaatctaatctgccgaGGGCCATCGTAAACAGTATTTGCTGGCTGATATAACAAACTATTTGCAGTGGGACCGTTTTGTTAACCAATCAAATTACAAATTTGTCCTCACAGGGCCGGAGTGCCGGCCCTTGATGATGTCAACATTTtactgtcctctgattggttggacAGAGCAAAACTTGTGACAGCCAACTTTAGCAGATGATGCCCGTGACACCGTTGTgtgctgttttattgtttttgctaAAATTGCGacatgatagtggtggtattaagaggtggattaagtcaggtAAGTGCCAACTGAAGGCCCAGGAACAAAATGCTTGGCCCGCCAATGTGTTTTGGGTAGAGCTGCACTGCATCGTACTAAGCAGTGTCATTATTTTGGTTACCATTTAGTTACGAGAGCGGCTAAATATTAGGAAAATCTTTCATCATGGCAATTAATATTTCTCCCAACAGCATCCATCAAAATTGAGCATGATTATCTTAACAAATAGGCAGCAGTTTTAATTTCTCTttctccccgggcgcttcagctgccccctgctccagtgtgttccactaacatgtgtatgtgttcactgtgatgggttaaatgcatagaacaaattttgtgtgcatgcatgaatgttcatgacaataaaaggtgattcttcttcttcttgtattTGATGTCACTAAATTGCGTTGTAGCTGGCTTTTATCTTATCGAAATTACCCAAGACTgagcatgtgtgtatgtatttgcaTTTTCCTGACCTCTGAGACATTGTGCTGGAGGAGCTGAGGGTCTGGTTCAGCATCAACAACTGGTGCGGGGGTGACCAGTCCTGGAGGATCTGACTCCCGACAAGGACTTCCAGGAATGATGCCTGCAGTCTTAGCTGCAAGGTCAAGtgcacctaaaaaaaacaacaacaaaaaaagagataatTAGTCAGAAACTTGCAGGAGAAAACAGCTATTTGGATAAAACACACTGACTTGAGTAGAATTTATTAATTTGTTGGGACTGGGCAATATGGCCTATATTTTTCCACAAAGATCTGATTTCCAATTTTAGCCAATTTTTTCCCcttatagaaaaagcaaatgtcaATACGATAATTGAAAACAAGATTGGCTATTTGTTTCCCCAGAATCCACTTTTGACTTTACAGATAATATGAAAATAAGTGTTTCCTCgcagaaaaaaggttttgttgGACCAGTACATCATATTTATGCCAACCTGACAAACGGGACTCAACATGTATGTACTTTCAcgtagtaaaaacaaaacacagcaatACATACTGGAGAGTTGACTGGCTACCGCAGAGTCAGAGGCAGCCGACGAGGAAGCCTTGGACggtggagggagggaggcaggAGCAAGCCGGGTTTGAATTGGCCGGAAAGATCCAGTTCCTGAGGCAAGAAACAGCAAATGAGAGATATGAATAGTAATTGGACAACTGTGACCCAGTCTGTTTCTGTTAAATAGATCAAAATTGAGACTATCATTTCCACCCTCTGCTGTTACTAATCAACCGCAGCCTCCTGAAGTTAATACCTGTGGCAGAGGAGTTGGAGAGGATGGAGACGGAGCAGACGTGCTGCGAAGTGTCCCCCGTAGTTCGCGGTAAAAGAGTTCGCTATAGACAAGAAACAAGCAGCTTAGCTGGATGTCTGACATGTTAGGTCATCATCGGGGACACAAAGAAACTCACCTGAACTACGAGCGGTTTCCGGAGTTTGTTTCGAGGTTTTCTTTGTCGTGAGAGGAAAAGATCTGACTGCATCTATGAGTTCAAGAGATTCATAATCAATATGACGGCATAAGAATGCATGCTTGGAATTTGGAGGTGCAACGTGCACGCGTCTTACACTGATGGAGTCGAGCTGCTGCCTCAGGGCCAGCTCAGCCTCCTTGTTGGGGGAGAACATTCGGCTGTGGCGGGAACTATTTGGTGGGAGTGTGGTGGGTACTGCAAAGACATTGCCTTCAGAGTCGCTGGCTGCTGCTCCTGACGAGCCCAGCAAAGAGCGGGGAAGGATGCGTGCACCTGAGGAGGAAGGTAAATATGAAGATGACTTCATTTCATGTTGTCTCGTGGTATTCCAGTTGTACACAATCTATGGCAGTCGTCAGAATCATTCACTGagacttgacttttttttttttttttatgtataatgGGTGCTTTGGCTCAAAAACGGTTGGGAAACAATGAATAAGGAACAATTCCAAAAACAGCCGACTGAGAATACTGATCTGCTGATACCTGAGCCTCCTACGTTTGTCAGGTGTAACTTGGCCCCTCGGACAGAGGCCTGCTGCCGGCCACAACTTGGGCTACGGACCCCTGCAATAGGACCTTTTCCTGGAGGCGTGAGCGCCTGGTTTTGTTCCTCCTGAGGAGTCTTGAGGGGTGACGTAGCTGTGGAACAAAGCTCTGGAGCCTGGAGGAGAATACACGGCAAGAAGCATCAAACACACTGTGAAGGAGACAGCAACGTGATCTGTGTGATGggcaacaaaaatatacagtggagtgtaatcaaataaaataggTCGCAGTGGTGTAAGACTgcatcatatatatttttttgtctattttgttttctctcaatTGAACTGTGTGGAATGAAAACCAAATTTGCTAACACTCTTGAACACTCCACTGTCTGAGAAAGATTTTAAATCTCCACCTTTTCCCTCACTCTGCCGTCAGGCTGTTCCCCCCGATTGATGTCTGGATATCTTTTAGAAAATAACGAATTAAAGTagttaggttagatacatttgagtaagcctgttttgttaaaaatggattaatGTAATGCTTTGGTAGGAACCGGAACTAAGTCGGCATAAAAAGGTAAGTGTAGAGATTCATTTTCGCCTTTTAAACTgctcatctttttatttattttattacatcacTAACGgctctaagacctttgaaaatGAGCCGGCCAGCCGACGCAAGCAACGATCGGTCGGTCGTCGCGAGAGTCGAACAGGCAAAGCGGCTAGTAGGTAGTCGTCGTGAGCagccattttaatcaatggcaccgtaataaatgattttttttttgtgtgtattaaattggtgtgattgtgagttgtttgtctatatgtgctttgCAACTGGCTGAAGCCCAGTCCAGGGTATGGGCCgcctcgcccaaaatcagctgggataggctgcagctcacctgtgactctaatgaggataattaaacaaattttaaaatggatggaaggatggatgtcaTGAGAAAGTGCAAATGTTATGTTACTGAGTCATGAGTGTACATGTAAAATGTGCAAATTGCAAAGGCAGAATAAGAAAGTATGCTTTTGGTTTTCAGGTTAAAGCTGTAAGCTTACACTGTGATGTCAAAATGAATATCAACACCAGTGCATAAAGAACCAACTAATTCCTACCAAAGGTTTGGGGTTGACCTCTGTGGTGACCAGTCTTAGCAGACAGCGTAGTACTCGTTGCTTCCCGTGTGTTCTCGGCTGCGATGGTGCTTGCCCTTTTTCGTGAGGATGTGAGATGGACTGCCACTCGTACTCGAGCTGCAGCTTACCGGGCTTCCCAAACATCAAATACAACTCAGCCAGCGTGACGTTCTCTGCGTCACGGACGTTCCAGCCTTCCCCTCTGATCTGTTCGACAGTTCGCTCTTTGGCTGCGGGGGCCGAGCTCTGCGGCATTCCTTCTTCTGAGCCAGCCATGGAAAGCTTGGCTGGCGCAGTCTGGATGCCGTCTGGGGAGGAGGAGCTCACGCTCTGCTCCTCCTTGCACTGCTCCAGTGCGCTCTCTGCACTACTACACAATGCATCTATCGTTTTGGTCCCTGCTAGGCTTCCATTGGAATCCACACCAGTAGTGCAGGTTTTGCTCCCCTCAACAAGTCCTCCCTCAGTTGCTTCCTCTGCGGGAATCACAGCTTGCTGGGGAAGTGCAGATAGAGAAGAAGGCCTCCTCTCCTCTAGCTTGCCAGAACCATTGGGTGAAGTCTCAAGGCTGGAGGGCTCTGTTTGACAAGTGTCACTCTGTGGGGTCACTGAAGCTGTTGGAGCTGTGTTTCCTCGTCCAGATTTGGTGCTTGTCCGTGAGGGTGGAGCTGTATGAATACCCAGGATCTGGGCAGCGGGTAGCTCTTTGGCGTTGGGCCGGGCCTTGCCGCTTTCTTGCCAGTGTACAGTGCATGAGGCTTTGGAGTGAACCACACGAGCCACGCCGGGTAGTGTAGTCAGGGAGCTGCTCTCTGCCGGGAAAAGAAAGAGCTCCTCAGGTGGGGATTTGTTTGGCGAAGGGGACTGAGTCCCCTCTAATGCTTCCCTTTCCATCAGACTTTTTATCTAAAAGAGCAGAGTTAAGAAAATATCCTGCGCACAACAACATTGCTGCTtcacatgaatacatttgtgCAAAAAGTCCAGACATGTTAATAACCCATCAGAAGTATTGAAAGATACAATTCTCTGGTCGTGATAGGCCCACTTCTGTTTCAGGTACTCAATGAGGCTGGAAACTTTCCTGTGAAGCTCCACCACCATCCTGGTGCAAATAAAGaacgttatttttttcaaaattctttttatatccactaatTGCTCCTGAATATAAACAGTTTTTGGAAAGATTTTCATCAGGTCATCTTAAATTTTAGATTTCCATTCAGTAAtttcatgaaattgtattagACGTCATATCCAGTCACACAtggcttctttgtttttttgtatcttttttttgctttttgtacttttgtcCACATGAAAACTGGAGTTTAGCAGCACTCTGCATGTCGATCTATTGCTTGacccttttgttgttgtcatactATGCTTCCTAATTCTTTGTGTTAGACATGTTTGTCTTTTGTAACTTTATATTCGAGCAGGACAGTTAAAACTACCTTTATTCCACTACCAATCTATACATATGATTCCCCTTTTCTTGAATATGTTATGGTGCCTTTTCTGGAAATTATTTTCTTCAGGGTTGCTCTTTGGATAAAATAGTCCAATTATTGTGCTGTGTTTAGGCCAATTCATACTTTCCACATTGCGTGTCCGCAGACTACAAGTGGACTGCAGATGCGCACGCGGTCACATTCATATTGCGTTTCGGGGTGCACGGCTGTACGTGTTTCTAGCATGTGCATTTGTCCACATATCACTGCCGCGTGCCACGCAGGAcagggaaaacaaataaaataactaaataatacatttcaaaaaaacaaaacatatatttttgcaCTTATATGACAATTAACTGCACTAAAATGTTATCGTTTTTGCTGGATGGAAATGTTTTCTATTATTTCTTATAtagaaaatgtaaatgaaatccAAACAAAGCAAAGGTAAAAAAATCGCCTGGAATACATTGTGTTATCTGCACTGCTGCACTGTATAAGTGGACGTGGCTTAGTTAACTTGGGTTACTGACCTGAGGCGAGGGTTGTGCGCTAGACTCTGAACACGGGCCCAGGAATAGTTGCTGCGTGGCTGAAGCTCCACCGCCACCTTCAGGGGTAAACGCACCGGCTTCTGGTCCTCCTCGTCACTTACTCCTGCAGGGACATAAAGAGCACAATGAAGCAGAGGACAAAAAGTCAGTGGCGCCACATAGAATGACAGCAATGAAGAGTTGTTTTGGggctttcacattttatggaGGAGCATTCTCAAAATTAAACACGAGTACAGCGAACAGATCAAAACATAAAGAGCATCATTCACTAAACACTAACTCGGTGATTCAAGGACATGAGAGGTTGTGGCACGTTTTCTTCTACAATCGTGAGTGCTACTGATCAGCTGACAGATCAGCCATCCAATCTCCTGCACCGTCTCCCGACTGCACAGCCTCTTCCCCATGTGGTGTTACCATGGGAACACCACCAGCCCCCTCAATGCTATTGTTAAAAACCCACCCCAACAAAATCATGTACCTCATGATTGACACGCTTTGCAGTTTTAGCATCACTGTTTGTTTACTAAGCATTTTCTCcagtgcatctgtgtgtgtttatgtgtactCTCACCATCTGGGTCACAAAGTTTCTTCAGTGCACGGCACATGGGTGCTTTAATTCGCAAGTTCCGCCCTTTGGAGCGCACAGTGGTGGCCCTGATCAAACAGTGAACAGTGTGAGCCTGAGTCAATTGGCTCAGTCAACAACTACCTGGAATATCTTTACATGACTGAAACAGCAAACCCTTTCAACAATGATCACATTTGAACAAATAGGACTTACTGGAATTCCTTTGAAAACATATGGGCCAGTtgtttgttatactgtataggTTCCATAGACATTGTtgaacaaaacaatcaagttccaATAATAAGATAAAAAATATCTAATAAAATTGAAGAAAGAGATCTTGCTGTTGAGATATTAAGTACAGTACTGTTATAAACAATTTCCCCCCTCACTGGTGTTCAGTCTTTTGTCCCGCATCCTGTTAAACCCAGACTATTTTGGAAACGTATACAGTGCaaatttaactgtttgtgtatttgtatttaaagaGCATTAATATCatttgtttgtgctatttaacATAATGATGCAACTTACCCTTGTTGGA
This Phycodurus eques isolate BA_2022a chromosome 16, UOR_Pequ_1.1, whole genome shotgun sequence DNA region includes the following protein-coding sequences:
- the cramp1 gene encoding protein cramped-like isoform X1 encodes the protein MKKCHICAHIGCVGHRMETPHSDFYCSMTPGSREGIGVDGTTNPSRKADGCDEEESGEQATEERSTKGDERVEILNPAPTTPSPGSGSSQQTQPSAEPTGTPCPDQHHFLRSSVRPPSKRIRKDSIGSTINGHGGAKSKGAENGTSSQGAVGQSGPVAGSTGGVSKTTKGQGPAEKEEQAGNQKRARRQWESWSAEDKNSFFEGLYEHGKDFEAIQNNIAMKYKKRGKPANMVKNKEQVRHFYYRTWHKISKHIDFANVYTRVLKKSSQELYGLICYAELRKKVGGLMDDKNVAKLNELIQQGATTVRSKGRNLRIKAPMCRALKKLCDPDGVSDEEDQKPVRLPLKVAVELQPRSNYSWARVQSLAHNPRLRMVVELHRKVSSLIEYLKQKWAYHDQRIIKSLMEREALEGTQSPSPNKSPPEELFLFPAESSSLTTLPGVARVVHSKASCTVHWQESGKARPNAKELPAAQILGIHTAPPSRTSTKSGRGNTAPTASVTPQSDTCQTEPSSLETSPNGSGKLEERRPSSLSALPQQAVIPAEEATEGGLVEGSKTCTTGVDSNGSLAGTKTIDALCSSAESALEQCKEEQSVSSSSPDGIQTAPAKLSMAGSEEGMPQSSAPAAKERTVEQIRGEGWNVRDAENVTLAELYLMFGKPGKLQLEYEWQSISHPHEKGQAPSQPRTHGKQRVLRCLLRLVTTEVNPKPLAPELCSTATSPLKTPQEEQNQALTPPGKGPIAGVRSPSCGRQQASVRGAKLHLTNVGGSGARILPRSLLGSSGAAASDSEGNVFAVPTTLPPNSSRHSRMFSPNKEAELALRQQLDSISMQSDLFLSRQRKPRNKLRKPLVVQRTLLPRTTGDTSQHVCSVSILSNSSATGTGSFRPIQTRLAPASLPPPSKASSSAASDSAVASQLSSALDLAAKTAGIIPGSPCRESDPPGLVTPAPVVDAEPDPQLLQHNVSENGLPPPSPGVTGGGDSLLSPPSVASLLDISLPGPPEEAMTPGENQTHISDSIIELAINSAHYGEEAALSPAKLSSNDGSKLLASSPSISPSRGWIPSPSHDPQWYPSDSSDSTLGCLLSSMVSSDKGRRSTLTPSSGTALLGPSLLDCNSHDSFQSRGLPDVAEMDSQLACMMNESSVDYIARFNDLAQELAVAEPSISPP
- the cramp1 gene encoding protein cramped-like isoform X2 produces the protein MVKRKKTSATSEEHDICMTPGSREGIGVDGTTNPSRKADGCDEEESGEQATEERSTKGDERVEILNPAPTTPSPGSGSSQQTQPSAEPTGTPCPDQHHFLRSSVRPPSKRIRKDSIGSTINGHGGAKSKGAENGTSSQGAVGQSGPVAGSTGGVSKTTKGQGPAEKEEQAGNQKRARRQWESWSAEDKNSFFEGLYEHGKDFEAIQNNIAMKYKKRGKPANMVKNKEQVRHFYYRTWHKISKHIDFANVYTRVLKKSSQELYGLICYAELRKKVGGLMDDKNVAKLNELIQQGATTVRSKGRNLRIKAPMCRALKKLCDPDGVSDEEDQKPVRLPLKVAVELQPRSNYSWARVQSLAHNPRLRMVVELHRKVSSLIEYLKQKWAYHDQRIIKSLMEREALEGTQSPSPNKSPPEELFLFPAESSSLTTLPGVARVVHSKASCTVHWQESGKARPNAKELPAAQILGIHTAPPSRTSTKSGRGNTAPTASVTPQSDTCQTEPSSLETSPNGSGKLEERRPSSLSALPQQAVIPAEEATEGGLVEGSKTCTTGVDSNGSLAGTKTIDALCSSAESALEQCKEEQSVSSSSPDGIQTAPAKLSMAGSEEGMPQSSAPAAKERTVEQIRGEGWNVRDAENVTLAELYLMFGKPGKLQLEYEWQSISHPHEKGQAPSQPRTHGKQRVLRCLLRLVTTEVNPKPLAPELCSTATSPLKTPQEEQNQALTPPGKGPIAGVRSPSCGRQQASVRGAKLHLTNVGGSGARILPRSLLGSSGAAASDSEGNVFAVPTTLPPNSSRHSRMFSPNKEAELALRQQLDSISMQSDLFLSRQRKPRNKLRKPLVVQRTLLPRTTGDTSQHVCSVSILSNSSATGTGSFRPIQTRLAPASLPPPSKASSSAASDSAVASQLSSALDLAAKTAGIIPGSPCRESDPPGLVTPAPVVDAEPDPQLLQHNVSENGLPPPSPGVTGGGDSLLSPPSVASLLDISLPGPPEEAMTPGENQTHISDSIIELAINSAHYGEEAALSPAKLSSNDGSKLLASSPSISPSRGWIPSPSHDPQWYPSDSSDSTLGCLLSSMVSSDKGRRSTLTPSSGTALLGPSLLDCNSHDSFQSRGLPDVAEMDSQLACMMNESSVDYIARFNDLAQELAVAEPSISPP